One part of the Dermacentor andersoni chromosome 2, qqDerAnde1_hic_scaffold, whole genome shotgun sequence genome encodes these proteins:
- the LOC126540072 gene encoding uncharacterized protein — protein sequence MDTILKTVLLLSVAALASAGNVFGGGHRGFSGAGFRGAGFQSGGFGGPLFAAAATPGLSGGGASYPPQPYSFGYDTTDEFGTQLFHKEQGDASNAKTGSYGYRDANGIFRTVKYVADANGFRATIDTNEPGTAPGASADAVFNANPVAAPAVGPGAGKGGAGRYAGAKAGAYGAGAGGPWAG from the exons ATGGATACGATACTTAAG ACTGTCCTCCTCCTGTCCGTCGCCGCCTTGGCGAGCGCGGGGAATGTGTTCGGCGGCGGTCACCGTGGATTTTCGGGGGCCGGTTTCCGAGGCGCGGGATTCCAGTCTGGAGGCTTCGGCGGTCCCCTCTTTGCCGCGGCCGCTACTCCTGGCCTCTCCGGCGGAGGCGCCTCATAC cCTCCTCAACCGTACAGCTTTGGCTACGACACAACCGACGAGTTCGGTACACAGCTCTTTCACAAGGAACAAGGCGACGCCAGCAACGCTAAGACCGGTTCGTACGGCTACCGAGATGCCAATGGAATCTTCCGTACGGTCAAGTACGTAGCGGACGCCAACGGTTTCCGAGCTACGATTGACACAAATGAGCCAGGAACTGCTCCGGGAGCCAGTGCAGACGCCGTTTTCAACGCCAATCCTGTTGCCGCTCCAGCCGTTGGGCCAGGCGCCGGAAAAGGGGGAGCCGGTCGTTATGCAGGAGCGAAAGCTGGCGCGTATGGCGCCGGTGCTGGAGGCCCTTGGGCCGGCTAG